In the Pseudomonadota bacterium genome, one interval contains:
- a CDS encoding sugar transferase: protein MPKWKRMTDIAGASLGLMICAPVFMLIAGFIKTVSPGPVFFKQQRIGFGGKTFTFFKFRTMKVNADTTAHQKLLAELIKDDNSPGSAGKPMTKLDHDPQIIPCGNFLRKSCIDELPQLINVLIGDMSLIGPRPPIPYEVDEYDRWHRARLSTIPGMTGLWQISGKNRLTFKEMVRLDIRYLRNRSLWHDIKILLLTPRAIVSQIKEIL, encoded by the coding sequence ATGCCGAAATGGAAGCGGATGACGGATATAGCCGGCGCCAGCCTTGGCCTCATGATTTGTGCGCCTGTTTTTATGCTCATCGCCGGTTTCATCAAGACTGTATCGCCGGGGCCGGTTTTTTTCAAACAGCAGCGGATAGGATTTGGTGGAAAAACATTTACCTTTTTTAAATTCCGGACCATGAAGGTCAATGCCGACACCACGGCCCATCAGAAACTTCTTGCCGAGCTTATCAAGGACGACAATTCGCCTGGAAGTGCAGGCAAGCCCATGACCAAGCTTGATCACGATCCACAGATAATTCCTTGTGGTAATTTTTTACGTAAGAGCTGTATAGATGAGTTGCCCCAGCTTATCAACGTCCTTATCGGCGACATGAGTCTTATCGGGCCCCGGCCGCCCATACCCTATGAGGTTGATGAGTATGACCGCTGGCACAGGGCTCGACTCTCCACCATCCCCGGCATGACAGGGCTGTGGCAGATAAGCGGCAAGAATCGCCTCACCTTTAAGGAGATGGTCCGCCTGGACATCCGTTATCTCAGGAATCGGTCTTTGTGGCATGATATAAAGATCCTGTTGCTGACTCCTCGGGCCATAGTCTCGCAAATCAAGGAAATCCTTTAA